CGGTCGCAACTTGCGCAGCCGCAACTGGACCCAATAGGCCGTCGGCACCACCAGGAAGACGCCAATCACAATCGTCGCCAAGGCCATGAGCGTCGAGAAGAGGAAGGATTCCTGGAACGCCGAATCGGAGAAGACGGAGCGATAGGCGTCGAAGCTGTATTCGCCGCGCCGCATACGCAGGGAGAACTCGAACGTTCCCACCAGCGGCACGACGAAATAGAGCGTGCCGATGAGGAGTGCGATCCAGGACCCGAGACGGGATTGTTTCATTGCAGCCACCTTTCTCGCTGCGTCATCGCAGCCACCTTTCACTGCGACCGCGCAGCCAGATATAGGCCCCGTTGGTGAGCCCGGTAATGAAGATCATGCCAAGTGCCAGGGCATAGCCCAGATTGGGGTTGTGCAGCACATCACCGCGGATCTGCGCATAGAGCAGGATGGTGATGATGTTGAGCGAAGAACCGGTCAGCGCATAGGCCGTGGCGATGGCACCGAAGGCATTGGCGAATAGCAGCAGCGTGCAGCCCAGCACGCTCGGCCAAAGGATCGGGAAAGCGACATGCAGCCAGTATTGCAGCCTGCTCGCACCGAGGATTTCCGAAGCCTCGCGCCATTCGCGTTTGAGGCCGTCGAGCGCGGGCGCCATGATCAGCACCATGAGCGGGATCTGGAAATAGAGGGTAGGTGAGCGTCAGGCCCCAGAAGCTCAGCAGGTTGAAGCCGGTCGCATAGATGTTCACATCAAAGAACTTCACCAGCAGCACCGTGACGAGGCCAGTGCGCCCGAGTGTCGCGAGGAAGGCGAAGGCGAGCGGCAGGCCGGCAAAATTCGAGGCAACACCTGAGAATGTCATCAGGGTAGGTCGGATCCAGGCCGGCAAGCCACCCAGGACAACGGCATAGGCAAGGCCGAAGCCGATCACGGCACCGACCAGGGCCGAAGCGCCGCTGACCTTGATGCTGATCCAATACGCACTCATGATCGACGGGGTGAACAGGTCGAAGATGTTCTGCAGCGTGAAATTGCCTTCCGGATCCTGGAAGCCGCCAACGACGAGGTAGAGCGTCGGCAGGATCAGGAACATGAGGGCAAAGATGAGAAACGGCGCGACACCGACCCACGCCCAGGCCGTCTGCACCAATTGAAGGCGCGACGCCGCTGCGGGCGGCGCCATGGATTCCTGTGACTGTGTCATCTTCCCCGATACGACCGATGGATATGCCGCCAATGGATAAGCCTGGGGGCGCCAGCAGCGCCCCGCGAGATCAATTCCAAGCTGACTACTTTCCGCCTCTGTCCCCAAATGAGAGGCCGCGCCAGTGCAAGGGGCGTGAATGCCCGAAGCACCGGCGCGGCCACATCATCTAGGCGTTACTGCACGTTGGCGCCGACCACCGTATCCCACTGCTTGGTGATCGTTTCCTTGGCAGCACCCTGCTCTTCGAGCGTCGGGAAATAGGCCTTCTCATACGCAGCTGCCGGCGGCAGCTTGTCGAGCATCTCCTGCGGCACCTTGCCGTTCTTCACGAGGTCGTTGAAGCGGATCGGATGGCAATAGCCCTTCAGCCAGCCGAGCTGACCTTCGTCGGAATAGAGGTATTCCATCCACAGCTTGGCAGCGTTCGGATGCGGCGCGTAGGCACTGATCGCCTGCACATAGACACCGGCAACCACAGCACTGGTCGGCACGACGACCTCGACCGGCGGATTCCCCTTCAAGGTGTCGCGATCAGCGAGCGCCAGGTAATCCCAGCGGATGATGATCGGAGTCGAGCCCTGCGCGAGGCTCGCGGCCTTACCGATGACCGGCACGAAGTTACCCGCCTTGTTGAGGTCCGAGAAGAACTTCAGGCCGGCTTCGCCAGCTTCGGCACCCGGCTTGGCACCGGTCGACATGCCAGCGCCATGCACGCCGATGATGGCGGCGTTCGAGGAACGCGGATCGCCGGCAAGTGCCACGGAGTTGGCATATTCCGGCTTCTGCAGATCGGCCCAATCCTTGGGCACGTTCTTCACGATGTCGGTGTTCACTTCGAAGGACAGCACGCCGTAATAGTCGCCGTACCAATAGCCCTCGGCATCCTTGGCGCTGTCGGGGATCGAATCCCAGGTCGCGACCTTGTAGGGCTGGATAAGGCCTTCGGCCTTCGATGAGGGACCAAAAGCGAGGCCGACGTCGATGACATCCGGCGCCTGCGGACCTTTATTGTCCTTGTTCGCCTTGATCGCTTCGATCTCGTCGCCAGAGCCGGCATCCGGATTGAGCTCGTTGACCTTCAGGCCGTACTTGGCCTTGAAACCTTCGATGAGATCGCCATAGCCGCACCAATCATGGGGCAGCGCGATCGTGGTGAGTTCGCCCTCGGCCTTGGCAGCCGCGATCAGATCGTCCATCGAATCGGCGGCAGCGAAACTGGTCATGAGCGCGGTCGTCGACATCAATGTCGCGAGTGACAGGGCGACGGAACGCGTAACGGATTTCATAGGTACCTCCCAAGGTCCATAAGAGTGGTCTGCAAGCGGGCTTATTATTCTAATGTCATACAAACTTCACTTGACAGATATTCACTTTGATAAGGCCATCCAGCTTTGTCAAGGCAACCCGAAAGTGAAACGAAAGTCTAAACCCGCGAAACGCGCTTAAAGCACGCGAACGATGACGGTTTTGTGAACCATCCTGGCAATATTGCGATGCAATAGTTTCGCAACGAATCTGGAACTGGCCGCCGGCGTCAGTCCATTCCCGGTCAAAGCCGGCGGCCGATCGAGGTCCAGCGATTACTTCACTTCCGCGCCGACCACCGTATCCCATTGCCGGGTGATCAGTTCCTTGGCGCCGTGCTGCTCGTCGAGCGTCGGGAAGACCGCTTTTTCATACGCAGCCGCCGGCGGCAGCTTGTCGAGCATCTCCTGCGGCACCTTGCCGTTCTTCACGAGGTCGTTGAAGCGGATCGGATGGCAATAGCCCTTCAGCCAACCGAGCTGACCTTCATCGGAATAGAGGTATTCCATCCACAGCTTCGCGGCATTGGGATGCGGCGCGTAGGCGCTGATCGCCTGCACATAGACACCGGCAAGCACCGTGCTTTCCGGCACCACAACTTCGACCGGCGGGTTGCCTTTCAGCACATCGCGATCAGCCAACGCCAGATAGTCCCAGCGCATGATGATCGGCGTCGTTCCTTGCGCGAGGCTGTTGGCCTTGCCGCCCACCGGCACGAAATTGCCGGACTTGTTGAGGTCGGCGAAGAAGTTCAAACCGGCTTCGCCTGCCGCCTTGCCCGGTGCCGCACCGGTCGACAGACCGGCGGCATAGATCGCCATGATGCCCTCGTTGCCGGTGCGCGGATCGCCGGAGAGCGCTACCAGATTGGCATATTCCGGCTTCTGGAGGTCGGCCCAATCCTTGGGCACGTTCTTCACGATGTCGGTATTCACCTCGAACGACATGACACCGTAATAGTCGCCATACCAGTAGCCCTCGGCATCCTTGGCGCTGTCCGGGATCGAATCCCAGGTCGCAACCTTGTAGGGCTGAATGAGACCTTCGGCCTTCGAGGACGGGCCGAAGCCCAGACCCACATCGATCACATCCGGCGCCTGCGGACCCTTGTTGTCCTTGTTCGACTTGATCGCCTCGATCTCGTCGCCGGACCCGCCATCCGGGTTGAGTTCGGTGATCTTGAGGCCGTATTTGGCTTTGAAATTCTCGATGAGCGCGCCATAGCCGCACCAGTCATGAGGCAGCGCGATGGTGGTGAGCTCGCCCTCGGCCTTGGCGGCGGCGACCAGCTCGTCCATCGACCCAGCCGAGGCAAAGCTGGTCGTGATGGCTGTGGTCGACAGCAGGGTCGCCAATGACAGGGCGACAGCGCGCGTAACGGATATCATCTCTTATCTCCCGCAATCTTATGAGGCCCGGCGCATGGAGCGCCTGGGCATGTCGCAGTCCGCAAACTGCGGGGTGGCTTAGATCATGTGGGCAATGACGCTTTCATGAAGCCGCCATGTCAGTCGCGCGATATCGGCCAAGGCGGGGAGGTGCTTGGCGGAATACCGCGGCTCGGTCTAGGATGCCGGCCGATTCCACACCCACCTTGGCAACCCTGGGCCAAGGCAACTTCGGGAACTCACCAGCATGTCCGCGCCACGCAAGGTTCTGTTCATTTCGGCCGATCAGTGGCGGGGCGAATGCCTGTCCGCCCTCGGCCATCCGACCGTCAAGACGCCGCATCTCGACGCACTCATCGCCGATCCGGTGCTGTTCAAGCGCCACTACACAGTCACAGCACCCTGCGGCCCGGCGCGCGCCAGCCTCAATACCGGCCTTTACCTGATGAATCACCGCTCCGGCCGGAACGGGACACCGCTTGATGCGCGGCACACCAATGTTGCCTTGGAGGCACGCAAGATCGGCCTGGATCCGACCCTGCTGGGCTATACCGATACCAGCGCCGATCCGCGCGGCCGGCATCCGAACGACCCGGCACTCAGGACCTATGAGGGTCCATTGCCAGGCTACAAGCCGACATTGATGTTCCCGGAATTCATGGCTGCCTGGATGAGCGATCTGAAGGCCAAGGGCTATCAGTTCGAAGGCCGTCACGACGTCTATCAGCCCAAACCCGGTTTCGAGAAACCCAAGGATCGCGGCCACCGCTTCATCCCGACCCTGTTCTCGGCCGAAGACAGCGACACAAGTTTCATGGCCAACAGGATCATCGACTGGCTGGGCGACCGGCAACATGACGATTGGTTCCTGCATTGCGTCTTCCTGCGCCCGCATCCCCCGGTGATCACGCCGGAGCCTTACAACGCAATGTACGATCCCAAGGACGTGCCCTTCCCGCGCCGCAAGGCGACGCCGGAGGAAGAAGCCAGGCAGCATCCGCACCTCAAGATCATGCTCGAGAAATTTGCCAAGCCGAACTCGTATGAGGAGCACAACCCGAACAACCTGGTGACGATGCCAGATCTGGAAGTGCGGCAGATGCGTGCCTGCTACTATGGCATGATGAACGAGGTCGACGATGCGGTCGGTCGCATCATCGCGCATCTGAAGAAGACCGGCGAGTATGATCATACGCTTATCATCTTCACCTGCGACCACGGCGAGATGGGCGGCGATCACTATACCTGGGGCAAGGAGACCTATTTCGACCAGAGTTTCTCGATCCCCCTCATCATTCGCGATCCGCGCGACCTCGCCGATTCCACCCGCGGCACCATCGTCGACGCCTTCACGGAATCGGTCGACGTGATGCCCACGATTCTCGACTGGCTCGGCGCCGAGATTCCGGCGCAATGCGACGGCCGGTCGCTCACGGGCTTCCTGACCGGCGAAGCGCCGTCACGCTGGCGCGAGGAGGCACATATGGAACTCGATTTCCGCTCGGGTCCCTATGGCGGGATCGGCGCCGAACGCGCCTTTGGGCTGGAGACACATGACTGCCAGGTGGCGATCATCCGCGGACGTCGCTGGAAGTACGTGCATTTCGCCGCGCTGCCACCACTCCTGTTCGATATCGAGAATGATCCCGATGAGATGAACGATCTTTCCAAGGATCCGGGCCATGCCGGCGTGATGCTTGAAATGGCACAGAAGATGCTGTCCTGGCGCCTCAGGCATCAGGAGCATGTGCTGACCGATCTCCATAACGGCCCGAACGGGGTCGAGGATTGGGGAAAGAAGCAACGAGGGTGAGAGCAGCCCCACCCGAACTTCCTCCCGCGGGGGAAAGTTCGGGTGGGTGTTCGTCCTAGAACGGCGTCGGATCAACGAAGCGCTTCACAACATTCTCCGTGAGTCGACTGACATTGTTCTGGTAGCCGTCATGGGCCAGCGCCCCGCCATAGGAGATTGAGCCGGTCGAGAAGACTGCGCCGCCATTGGGCGTTTCGAAGAACATCATGTCGCACCGCACACGCGGGTTGGTGTCGCCGTTGACAGCGGAATGGGTGTGGTTCATTTCCTCATTCACCCAATGATAGCTGTCCGGAAAGTCGGTTGCCGCCGCTACAATCAGCGCATGGGGCGGCGTACCGAGGCGCGTATCGGCGCGATCGATTTCCCAGCCCGCGGCGCCACCACCCACGGTGCCGAAATCGCCGATCACTTCATCGATGCCGATGCCGTCAAACATGAAACTGACGCGCGGATCCTGGCTTTCCGGAGTGCGATGATAGGGCACGGCATTGACGAAGCCCTGCGCCGCAAAAGCATTGCCGACCAGCATGTTGGGTGGTCGGCCATTGCGGGCCCAGAGACCGGACATTTCACCCGTGAAACTCATGAAATACTCCCCTGATTCCGAGAACCAGGCGCGCATGCCGTCTTCGGCGCGGCGATGTTCGATGACGCCAGGCAGGCCCGCATGATAGGCGATGCGCCAGTAGAAGCCGTTGGCGCCCATATACATCAGGCGGCCGCCGCCATTGGTATAGGCCTGCAGGGCATCGAGCATCGCCTTCGAATAATACTCAGGATGTGTCCCCGTCATCACGCAGCGGTAGGGACGCAGGCACTCGACACCCTCTGCATGAAGATCGTCATCGGTGATGACGTCATAGGGTATCTTCTTTTTCTCCAGCCAGTCGGTGAGATGCGTATCAGCATTGAACTGCCACAGGTCGGTCTTTGGCCGCATGTTGAGGATGGGTCGGAGATGCGATGAATAGCAGACGCCGCTGCCGTCGCTATGCTCATCATAAACCGAGAGTCCGAAGCCCTCATGCTCCTCCAGATACTGGTCAACCGAACTCATGGTGGCGAATTTACAGCTCGAGAGTTCATCGAACCACCAGCTGGAGATCATCTGCTGGTTGGCGTAGGCAAGGTAGCTGGCGGTCGGGATGAGCAAGGCAAGCGGCGCCGTCGATGTTCCTCGCGCGGGTCGCACAAAGAAAGGGATGTAATCCTCGATCTTGCCGACCGGAGTCTTCTGCCAGACATGGACGCAGTAAACGCCGGAACCAAGATCCGCCGGCACCGTCAGTGTGAAGTCCGTGCGCCAGCCACAATCATAGAGATCGTCATCGTGGAAATGGATGGCGCCGTAATGCTCCGGCTTGGACTGCCAATTGAAATCCGAAGAATCCCAGTTCCAGCCCGTCATGGCGCGGGTCGGCAGATTGATGCTGCGGCCGTGATAGCGGTTGCCGGAGACGTCGGTGACCTTGACCGTCGACATGCCGCGCGAAAAATCCCAGGCAGCGACGACATACTGCGCGAGTTCGACATCCAGCGGCAGATCGCGCAAGCGTTCGATCTCCGCCGGTTTCAATGCCCGGCTTGATACGCGCGGGCTGTCGATCTTGCCGTTGAAATGTGCCGTGGCGAACTTGTCGTCGTTCCAGGCAGCAATCAGGAAGCGGCCACCCTCGCCCATCGGCTCCGCCAGCATCTGAGTCTCGCTGATCGATTGCTGCATGCCGTGATAGGCCAGCATCATGTTCTGGCCGACGACAATGCGTCCCGTGCCGGAATCATAGATGGCATAGACCTCGTACCAATGCCGCGCGAGCATTTTGACACCGGTCGAAACAGGTGCATTTTTGCCGGCGCGAAAGGCAAGGCAACCCTGTTCGTCGATATAGAGCGCATAGCCGGAGCCACTCGCAGCGTCAAAATTGCCGAGGATTGCCTGTGGCTTGCCATTGCCCGGCAAGGTCGGCCAGACCATCGCCTGGACAGTGAAATTGGGCAGGTCGAAGGGCTGGCGCGCGGTCACCCAGACATAGGAGCCGGCCAGAATCGGCTGGTGACGCGCTGGATAGGTACCGTCAATCTCGCTGTTGATGTTCTTGGACTTGAAGCCCGGACCCTCCGGGGAATCGTCGCCGCAGATCAGGCGCACCAGGCGGGCCTTGAATTTGCCCGGCAAAGGCGCGCTGATCTTGAAATTGACCGCGTCGCCGGGAACGGCGCTCAAGCGGTCGGAATAGCCGAGGATACGTTCGCTCATGATGTTGGCTGTCTCGTCTGGATGATGTGATGGCTCATTTTACCGGGCAGGGTTGGCCGACGACTTCCTGCCAGCGGGCGCGGAAGCAAGCCCAGGCGGCAGCACCGTAATCGGTGAAGATTTCGGTCTCGCTGACCTCGACCGGCAAGCCGCGCTTCGGTCCCATGCGGCCAAGGCGCCACTCCTGGTAGGGCTTGGTACAGATGATAATGGTGCGACCGCGCACGAAGCCCCAGCGCAGCAACTGCAGCAGCTTCTGCAGGTCGGCACTGTACGGGCCGAACGGCGCCGCCTTTGAATTGAGAGGCGAGCGCTGTGCTCTCCGCACTCTGTGGATCGATTTTGATCATGACTACCCCCGCCGGACACCGCCCCACGCGGTGCTTCACGCCCTATTTTCGGTGCGTATAACTATCATATAGGGCCATCAGGCCGGCTGTCGAGGAATCGGCTGGGCCACCCTTCCCCGCAAGCAGAGCATTGGCCATCTCCTTGCCCAGTTCGACACCCCATTGGTCGAAGGGGTTGATGCCCCAAATGGTGGCAGCGACAAACACCTTGTGTTCGTAAAGCGCGATCAAGGCGCCCAGATGGTATGGATCGAGGACAGGCAGCAGGATGGTCGTCGATGGGCGATTGCCGCCGAATGTGCGATGCGGCACGAGTGCCGCAATCGATGCCGCGTCGCGGCCGGCGGCCGTCATCTCGGACGCGACGGCCTCTGCCGATTTGCCAAAGGCGAGTGCTGCGGATTGGGCCAGGCCATTGGCGAAGAGCATATGATGCTGGTCCGGAAAGGCCGAGCGGTCCCGCGCCACCAGGATAAAATCGCAAGGCACCGGTTCCGACCCCTGATGCAGCATCTGGTGGAAAGCGTGCTGGCCGTTTGTGCCGGCCTGGCCCCAGATGACCGGCGACGTGTGCCAGGTCACCGGCGCACCGTCCCGCGTCACGGATTTGCCGTTGCTCTCCATCTCCAATTGCTGGAGATAGGCCGGCAGGCACCACAGATCCTGTGCATAGGGCAGGATTGCCTGCGCCGCCATATGACAGAAATTGCGATGCCAGACCTGCAGCAGACCGAGAATCACGGGCAGGTTCTCCGCCAGCGGCGCTTCCTGGAAATGGCGATCCATCGCCGCTGCACCGGCGAGGAGTTCGCGGAATTTGTGCGGCCCCACCGCCAGCACGATGGAAAGGCCGATGGCCGACCACAGCGAATAGCGACCGCCCACCCAGTCCCAGAAGCGAAACATGCGCGCGGGGTCTATTCCGAAATTCTGCACGGCGGCAATGTTGGTCGAGACTGCGACGAAATGCCGGTCAACCGCGGCTTCGCCCAGTTTCTCCGCAAGCCACTTCCGTGCCGAGCTTGCATTGGCCATGGTTTCGGCGGTCGTGAACGTCTTTGAGGCGATGATGAAAAGCGTCGTTTCCGGATTCGCCTTGGTGAGCACCGCATCGAGATGCGCACCATCAACGTTGGAAACGAAATCCATGGCAAAGCGGCCGGCAATATCCGGCCGGAGCGCATCCACCACCAGTGCTGGCCCCAGATCCGACCCACCGATACCGATATTGACGATATGCTCGATCCGCTTGCCGGTGGCGCCAGTGAAGGCGCCATGACGAACCTGATCGGCGAAATCGAACATCGCCTCCAGTTCCGCTTCCACCAGGGGCGCCACACTCGTGCCGTCGATCAGGAAGGTCAGGCCATGGCCTCCATGGGCGGCCGGCGCCCGCAAGGCCATGTGCAAGGCGGGCCGACCTTCGGTATTGTTGACCCGGTCGCCACTAAAGAGATGCGCCCGCGCCTGGGCGAGTTTCGCCTCGTCAGCCAGGCCCAGTAGCAGGCCCATGGTCACGTCGGTGATGCCGTTCTTCGAATAGTCGAGCACGATGTCGCCGAACCGCGCCGAAAAATTCCTGAAGCGCGCCGCATCACCGGCAAAAAGCTCGGTCAGCGTGGTATCGCCAAGCTTGGCCCGATGTGCCTCGAGTGCCTTCCAGGCCGGCAATAGGATCGGATTCGTCATGTCACCACATCCGGCTGGGCACGCCCAGACACACGTTTGATGCCGATGAGATCTTCGGCAAGGTTGATGTAATCGGCGAGCGCCGCTTGCGGCTCCAGATCGAGGACACCTGTCTTCGGTTCAAAGCGTTCGAGATAGAGGCGCAAGGTGGCACCCTCGGTGCCCGTGCCCGAGAGGCGCAGCACCAGCCGCCCACCATCGGAGAAGACCAGGCGGATTCCCTGACGTTCGCTGATCGACCCGTCGATCGGATCCTGATATCGGAAATCGTCGGCCAGCTCGATGCGCCGGCCCTTATCCGCGCGACCCTGCAAATCCGGCAGACGTTGACGCAAGGAATTGACGATCTCATTGGCCCGGTCCGTGTCGACCGCTTCGTAATCGTGGCGCGAATAATAGTGTCGGCCGAAACGACGCCAGTGCCCATCCATCATGGCCGGCACGGATTTCCCCGTGGCGGCCAGCAGATCGAGCCAGAACAGGACGGCCCAGAGCCCATCCTTTTCGCGCACATGATCGGAGCCGGTACCGTAGCTCTCCTCGCCGCACAGGGTGACCCGGCCGTCATCGAGAAGATTGCCGAAGAACTTCCAGCCGGTCGGTGTTTCAAAGCTCTCAATGCCGAGTTCCGCCGCCACCACATCGGCAGCGCGGCTGGTCGGCATGGAACGGGCAACGCCCTTGATACCTTTGGCATAGCCGGGAATGAGGTTGGCATTGGCGGCAAGAACGGCAAGGCTGTCACTCGGGCTGATCGCCAGCTTGGCACCCACGATCATGTTGCGATCGCCATCACCATCGGACGCAGCACCCAGCGCCGGCGCATCGGCTTCCCACATTCGCGCCATCAGTTCCTCGGCATGGGCCGGATTGGGATCGGGATGATGGTTGCCGAAATCGGTCTTCGGCACAAAGTTCAGCAAGGATTGGGGCGACGCGCCCAGCCGCTTTACCAGGATCTCCTCGGCATAGGGGCCGGTCACCGCATGCATCGCATCGAACAGCATGCGTTTGCCCTTGAGCCATTTGCGCATGCGGTCGAAATCGAACAGACTTTCCATCAGCGATGCGTAATCTGCCACTGGATCGACGACTTCTACTGTCATGCCACCCAGCGCCTGCATACCCAGGCGATCGAGATCGATCTTGCCGACGCTTTCATCGAGAATGTCGTAGCCGGTCAGGGTTTGCGACAGCTTGAACATCGCCTCGGTCAAGGATTCCGGGGCAGGACCGCCATTGGTGGCATTGTATTTGATGCCGAAATCGCCATCCGGACCGCCCGGATTGTGGCTGGCGGACAGAATGATGCCGCCCTTGAGCCCGCGCTGGCGGATGAGATTGCTGGCGGCCGGCGTGGAGAGGATACCACCCTTGCCCACCAGCACCTTGGCGATGCCATGTGCAGCCGCCATGCGCAGGATGATGGCGCTGGCCTCACGGTTGTAATAGCGGCCATCACCGCCCAGCGCGATCGTGGCACCCTTGAGATCGCCGACCGCGCCGAAGATTGCCTGCACGAACATCGCCAGGTAATGGGGTTCGGCGAAACGCTTGACTTTCTTGCGCAGGCCCGAGGTGCCGGGCCGCTGATCGGCAAAAGGCGGGCAGTTGATACGCTGGACCGATGCCGCCATCAAATTCATCCCTTTCGTGTTGCCATGATCTCATCGCGCGTGGCCGACACCGCATTGGCATGGGCATCGAAGCCTTCGTAACGGGCCAGAGTTTCGGCGGCCTTGGCCAAGCCTGGATAGCCGGCCGGCGTCACATGCGCCACGGTGGCGCGCTTCATGTAATCGAACACCGAGAGCGGTGACATGGTCTTGGCCCAGCCGCTGGTCGGCAACACATTGTTTGGACCGATGACGAAATTGGCCAGCGTATTGGAGCTGTATTCGCCCAGCAGGATCTCGCCGGCATTGCGGATGGCGCCGAGATGGGCATAGGGCTCCTTGGCGTGGATCATCAGATGTTCCGGGGCATAGTCGTTGACGAAGTCATAGGCGCTTTGCATATCGGGCGTAAGCACGATGCCGCCGCGTTCAGATGACAACACGGTCATCGTGTAATCGATCCGTGTCTCGCTCATCTTGCCGAAGAAGCCCGGGATCGCCTTGAGCGCCGCCTCCGCCACGTCACGCGATGGCGTCACCAGGAAGCCCGAGGAATCCGGCCCGTGTTCGACCTCGACCAGAAGATCGAGTGCCGCAAGGCGCCCATCCGCCGTCTCATCGGCCAGAATCAAAGCTTCCGAGGGGCCGGCCAGCATGCCGGGATCGATCCGGTCGGCGAGCAGTTTCTTGGCGGCGAGGAGATAGGGGCTGCCGGGTCCGACGATCTTGAGGCAGCGCGGCACACTGGCCGTACCAAAGGCGGCGGCGGCCACAGCCTGCGCCCCGCCGACCCGGTAGACTTCCGTGACGCCGGCCAGCTTGGCGGCGACGAGGGTCGCGGCATCGGCGCGGCCATCGGCACCCGGCGGCGTCAGCATGACCACACGCGGCACGCCGGCCACCACGGCGGGAATGGCCGTCATCAAAGCCACGGAGGGGAACGAGCCCTTGCCGCGCGGCACGTAACAGGCCACGGAATCGATCGGCGTCCAGCGTTCGCCGGCAAAGACGCCCGGTCGCATTTCCTTCAGCCACATTTCTTCCGGCCGCTGCGCCTCGTGATAACGGCGGATATTGTCGGCGGCGAATTTCAGGGCATCCATCACCTCGGCCGAGACGTGCTTCTCGGCCCAGTCGAAATCCTCAGGAGGAGTCATAATCTGGGCAAAAGTCTGCGGCGCGCCATCGAAACGCTGGGCACAGCCAATAAGGGCCAAGTCTCCTTCCGCCGCGACCGCGCCGATGATGGGCTTCACGGCATCGATGAAGCCTTGCAGATCCTCCTCGGAACGCACCTTCAGCCGGGCGATGGCAGCTTGGTCCATTTTGGCCAATTCATGGAGGCGCACGGCACGGTCTGTCATGTCGGGAAATTCCGGATCATCGAGCATCGCTCAGGTTGAGACAGCAGCTTAGCCAAGGGATGTATTGGCTTTCCACTCTGAAAGCAATGCAGTGCAGCAAAAGCCGGAGAGAGCAAAATTCGCCACAAAGCGCGCATTTCAGCGTCCGGCATCGCGGCAAAAAAAAGCGCCCAACCGCAAAGAGGAAGCGGTTGGGCGCTGGGGCCGAAATCAGCGGGGGTTCCCTTTCGGGGGGTAGGTCCGGCTGGGGTCGCCAAGATCGGCCGACCAGTTTGCAACGTCAGTAACGAAAAGATTGATCAAACGAGGGTCATTCTCGGGAAGCAGATAGACGGGCGCGCTACACCACCATTGAAAGACGTGGCTTTGCGAAAGCCAATCGGGAGCGCAGCAGGGCCCTCGATCGGAAAGTCAGGCGGGAACGCAAGGTCAAACGGGAACGGTCAGACGAGGTCCCGGCACCAAGCCAAGCGGGTGCCATGGCAACGCAAATGACCCACATCACCAAGGCCGTGCCGACAAGTGTTTCAACCATTGTCGCGTTCCTTTCTTCTGGGCGCACAAACGGGCTGCGACCCCAAAAAGCCGCCAAATTCCTCTGACCCAAGGTAACCACGACCAGAGACGCTTGCCCCCGACAAGCCGGTGACCTGCGTGACAAGGCTGTGACCCGCGAAATTG
This genomic interval from Rhodospirillaceae bacterium contains the following:
- a CDS encoding ABC transporter substrate-binding protein — encoded protein: MKSVTRSVALSLATLMSTTALMTSFAAADSMDDLIAAAKAEGELTTIALPHDWCGYGDLIEGFKAKYGLKVNELNPDAGSGDEIEAIKANKDNKGPQAPDVIDVGLAFGPSSKAEGLIQPYKVATWDSIPDSAKDAEGYWYGDYYGVLSFEVNTDIVKNVPKDWADLQKPEYANSVALAGDPRSSNAAIIGVHGAGMSTGAKPGAEAGEAGLKFFSDLNKAGNFVPVIGKAASLAQGSTPIIIRWDYLALADRDTLKGNPPVEVVVPTSAVVAGVYVQAISAYAPHPNAAKLWMEYLYSDEGQLGWLKGYCHPIRFNDLVKNGKVPQEMLDKLPPAAAYEKAYFPTLEEQGAAKETITKQWDTVVGANVQ
- a CDS encoding alkaline phosphatase family protein, which translates into the protein MSAPRKVLFISADQWRGECLSALGHPTVKTPHLDALIADPVLFKRHYTVTAPCGPARASLNTGLYLMNHRSGRNGTPLDARHTNVALEARKIGLDPTLLGYTDTSADPRGRHPNDPALRTYEGPLPGYKPTLMFPEFMAAWMSDLKAKGYQFEGRHDVYQPKPGFEKPKDRGHRFIPTLFSAEDSDTSFMANRIIDWLGDRQHDDWFLHCVFLRPHPPVITPEPYNAMYDPKDVPFPRRKATPEEEARQHPHLKIMLEKFAKPNSYEEHNPNNLVTMPDLEVRQMRACYYGMMNEVDDAVGRIIAHLKKTGEYDHTLIIFTCDHGEMGGDHYTWGKETYFDQSFSIPLIIRDPRDLADSTRGTIVDAFTESVDVMPTILDWLGAEIPAQCDGRSLTGFLTGEAPSRWREEAHMELDFRSGPYGGIGAERAFGLETHDCQVAIIRGRRWKYVHFAALPPLLFDIENDPDEMNDLSKDPGHAGVMLEMAQKMLSWRLRHQEHVLTDLHNGPNGVEDWGKKQRG
- a CDS encoding N,N-dimethylformamidase produces the protein MSERILGYSDRLSAVPGDAVNFKISAPLPGKFKARLVRLICGDDSPEGPGFKSKNINSEIDGTYPARHQPILAGSYVWVTARQPFDLPNFTVQAMVWPTLPGNGKPQAILGNFDAASGSGYALYIDEQGCLAFRAGKNAPVSTGVKMLARHWYEVYAIYDSGTGRIVVGQNMMLAYHGMQQSISETQMLAEPMGEGGRFLIAAWNDDKFATAHFNGKIDSPRVSSRALKPAEIERLRDLPLDVELAQYVVAAWDFSRGMSTVKVTDVSGNRYHGRSINLPTRAMTGWNWDSSDFNWQSKPEHYGAIHFHDDDLYDCGWRTDFTLTVPADLGSGVYCVHVWQKTPVGKIEDYIPFFVRPARGTSTAPLALLIPTASYLAYANQQMISSWWFDELSSCKFATMSSVDQYLEEHEGFGLSVYDEHSDGSGVCYSSHLRPILNMRPKTDLWQFNADTHLTDWLEKKKIPYDVITDDDLHAEGVECLRPYRCVMTGTHPEYYSKAMLDALQAYTNGGGRLMYMGANGFYWRIAYHAGLPGVIEHRRAEDGMRAWFSESGEYFMSFTGEMSGLWARNGRPPNMLVGNAFAAQGFVNAVPYHRTPESQDPRVSFMFDGIGIDEVIGDFGTVGGGAAGWEIDRADTRLGTPPHALIVAAATDFPDSYHWVNEEMNHTHSAVNGDTNPRVRCDMMFFETPNGGAVFSTGSISYGGALAHDGYQNNVSRLTENVVKRFVDPTPF
- a CDS encoding ABC transporter substrate-binding protein, with protein sequence MISVTRAVALSLATLLSTTAITTSFASAGSMDELVAAAKAEGELTTIALPHDWCGYGALIENFKAKYGLKITELNPDGGSGDEIEAIKSNKDNKGPQAPDVIDVGLGFGPSSKAEGLIQPYKVATWDSIPDSAKDAEGYWYGDYYGVMSFEVNTDIVKNVPKDWADLQKPEYANLVALSGDPRTGNEGIMAIYAAGLSTGAAPGKAAGEAGLNFFADLNKSGNFVPVGGKANSLAQGTTPIIMRWDYLALADRDVLKGNPPVEVVVPESTVLAGVYVQAISAYAPHPNAAKLWMEYLYSDEGQLGWLKGYCHPIRFNDLVKNGKVPQEMLDKLPPAAAYEKAVFPTLDEQHGAKELITRQWDTVVGAEVK